The proteins below come from a single Pleuronectes platessa chromosome 1, fPlePla1.1, whole genome shotgun sequence genomic window:
- the arl6 gene encoding ADP-ribosylation factor-like protein 6, giving the protein MGLFDRLAGWLGLKKEVNVLCLGLDNSGKTTIINKLKPSNAQAQDIVPTIGFSIEKFKTSSLSFTVFDMSGQGRYRNLWEHYYKEGQAIIFVIDSADKLRMVVAKEELDTLLNHPDIKHRRIPILFFANKMDVRDALSSVKVSQLLCLENIKDKPWHICATDALKGEGLQEGVDWLQDQIKTLRT; this is encoded by the exons ATGGGGCTGTTTGACAGGTTGGCGGGATGGCTGGGGCTGAAGAAGGAGGTGAATGTTCTGTGTCTCGGTctggacaacagcggaaagaCCACGATCATCAACAAACTCAAGCCTTCCAAT GCCCAGGCACAAGACATCGTCCCAACCATTGGTTTCAGCATAGAGAAGTTCAAGACCTCCAG tctttccttcacagtgtttgacATGTCAGGTCAAGGCAGGTACAGAAACCTATGGGAGCATTACTACAA GGAAGGTCAGGCGATCATATTTGTCATTGATAGTGCAGACAAACTGAGGATGGTTGTTGCCAAAGAGGAACTGGACACATTACTGAATCATCCCG ATATTAAACACAGGAGGATCCCCATCCTTTTCTTTGCAAACAAGATGGATGTCAGGGATGCTCTGTCGTCAGTCAAGGTCTCCCAGCTGCTCTGTTTGGAGAACATCAAAGACAAACCCTGGCACATCTG TGCCACAGATGCTCTGAAAGGAGAAGGTTTACAGGAGGGAGTCGACTGGTTGCAAG ATCAAATCAAAACATTGAGAACATGA
- the LOC128440747 gene encoding high-affinity choline transporter 1-like yields the protein MTIHVEGLVAIAIFYLLILAVGIWAAWKNKHSGEAEGTDRSETIMVGGRDIGLFVGGFTMTATWVGGGYINGTAESVYLPDSGLAWAQAPFGYALSLVVGGLFFAKPMRSRGYVTMLDPFQQIYGKRMGGLLFIPALMGEIFWSAAILSALGATLSVIVDINIKMSVVISALIAIFYTLVGGLYSVAYTDVVQLFCIFIGLWISVPFALTNPAVTDISITAVKQVYQAPWIGSIRKSDSWVWIDNFCLLMLGGIPWQVYFQRVLSASSATYAQVLSFIAAFGCLVMAVPSVLIGAIGASTDWNQTSYGAIPPIEKEEADMILPIVLQHLCPPFVSFFGLGAVSAAVMSSADSSILSASSMFARNIYQMTFRQSASDREIVWVMRITIFVFGGLATVMALVTGTVYGLWYLSSDLVYVIIFPQLISVLFVKGTNTYGSVAGYLFGMVLRIGGGEPYLHLPPFIYYPGWTIENRIHQLTGESEEFVIQKFPFKTISMVASFLGNVAVSYLAKYLFESGKISHKYDFLDAVVSKHSGEIMDKTTLVTRSNNIGLSEMASVKPRLSVTLAAAFTRRDTMPKEMVEEEEEEESSPDTSHHDE from the exons ATGACCATCCATGTAGAGGGGCTGGTGGCGATCGCGATCTTCTATCTACTCATCCTGGCCGTGGGCATCTGGGCGGCATGGAAGAACAAGCACTCCGGGGAAGCGGAGGGCACCGACCGAAGCGAGACCATCATGGTCGGCGGGAGGGACATCGGATTATTCGTCGGTGGATTTACCATGACAG CCACCTGGGTTGGAGGAGGATACATCAATGGCACAGCTGAGTCTGTGTATCTGCCAGATTCTGGTCTGGCCTGGGCACAGGCTCCCTTTGGATACGCCCTCAGTCTGGTTGTGG GTGGTCTCTTCTTCGCCAAGCCCATGCGCTCACGAGGTTACGTCACCATGCTGGACCCGTTCCAGCAGATCTACGGAAAACGCATGGGaggcctcctcttcatccctgcaCTCATGGGTGAGATCTTCTGGTCGGCCGCCATCTTGTCCGCTCTGG GAGCTACCCTGAGTGTCATTGTGGACATCAACATCAAGATGTCGGTGGTTATCTCAGCGCTCATTGCGATCTTCTACACCCTGGTGGGGGGGCTGTACTCAGTGGCCTACACTGATGTCGTGCAGCTCTTCTGCATCTTTATCGGCCTG TGGATCAGCGTCCCCTTTGCTTTGACCAACCCTGCGGTGACAGACATCAGCATCACTGCAGTGAAGCAGGTGTACCAGGCGCCCTGGATAGGCAGCATCCGCAAGAGCGACAGCTGGGTCTGGATCGACAACTTCTGCCTCCTG ATGCTCGGAGGAATACCGTGGCAGGTGTATTTCCAGAGAGTCCTGTCTGCCTCCTCGGCCACGTACGCCCAGGTCCTCTCCTTCATAGCTGCATTCGGGTGCCTCGTCATGGCTGTGCCCTCTGTTCTCATCGGAGCCATcggggcctccacag ACTGGAACCAGACATCATATGGAGCCATACCTCCCATAGAGAAGGAGGAAGCAGACATGATTCTGCCCATCGTGCTCCAACACCTTTGTCCACCATTTGTCTCTTTCTTCGGCCTGGGTGCGGTTTCTGCTGCCGTCATGTCCTCCGCCGACTCCTCCATCCTCTCAGCGAGCTCCATGTTTGCGAGGAACATCTACCAGATGACCTTCAGACAGTCA GCTTCTGACCGTGAGATAGTGTGGGTGATGCGTATCACCATCTTTGTGTTCGGTGGCCTCGCCACAGTGATGGCGCTCGTAACTGGGACAGTGTACGGCCTCTGGTACCTGAGCTCAGACCTGGTGTACGTCATCATCTTCCCGCAGCTGATCAGCGTGCTCTTCGTCAAAGGCACCAACACGTACGGCTCGGTGGCCGGCTACCTGTTCGGCATGGTGCTGCGTATAGGTGGAGGCGAGCCCTACCTGCATCTGCCTCCTTTCATCTATTACCCCGGCTGGACCATTGAGAACCGGATTCACCAACTGACGGGAGAAAGTGAGGAATTTGTCATTCAGAAGTTTCCCTTCAAAACCATTTCCATGGTCGCCTCTTTTCTGGGCAACGTGGCCGTCTCCTACCTGGCCAAGTACCTGTTTGAGAGCGGCAAGATTTCACACAAATACGACTTCCTCGACGCGGTGGTGTCCAAGCACAGCGGGGAGATTATGGACAAGACCACGCTTGTGACTCGGAGCAACAACATCGGGCTCTCAGAGATGGCGTCCGTGAAGCCTCGCCTGAGCGTGACCTTGGCCGCGGCCTTCACGCGCCGTGACACAATGCCAAAAgagatggtggaggaggaggaggaggaggagtccagCCCAGACACCTCCCACCACGATGAATAA